A window of Helicobacter ganmani contains these coding sequences:
- a CDS encoding STT3 domain-containing protein — MLKAIKYILNFQNPQWNAVLFFHLFFILALCCIHLGFHFLDFLRLQSPQNFFEGALILTSMDAYYYAKGARDFLALLDGSSEWKEILNTLSSLHFLALLGGILAKWTSLEFALTWSSVFLSASTAVMLYLLIYQILKQVVWNLLQILRGLNQPNAESLLFNTFPLCLQFLAFVASLIAILLPSFYQRVGAGYFDTDMLLLTLPLLTFIFLLRFLTRRDLCLKSLALFGISGYLAIAWHNGIQNLLLLGFALFVLLEGIQFLKVRVISRKILAFIAVFLIILTPSSFCFLALVLLLFGIAKLPQKMSVWLIFSLGYAIFFGALNPLFAQINAYIFGATQHANAYVYASVVNGILETMPTSFSALFARSGSLVLFCLAFLGFVAFGVMTFGFWVASLKYSGFLESLFKLPYSCSSCAQDFQESKSLTNLSRPQALLLIFVFFLPFAFLGVASVWLGMRFSFFMTPVIAFGIAFVGLVVLNLLRKFFAIILLASSAVIALWVANLHYQIPPPILKNAEVQAFKDLDFKLHSQDILLSWWDYGYALRYFTKAQVLLDGARHSGAANFPIAKILLSPSLTLFYNFSLEIAQAMQTLPPKQWNQIFEILSHKQGANAYLKELELESKPRALANGAKVYWVLPLRILPLLANINAFVDLDLESGKAHKKNIFVFWDSTQKMSLAPQTTIYLYGDFYTQGIDSQGEESLTQINFGKNSLLLNTHYLKSNMIQILLFANYPNQVTASGDIVRILQLH, encoded by the coding sequence ATGCTAAAAGCTATCAAGTATATTTTGAATTTTCAAAATCCACAATGGAATGCCGTTTTATTTTTTCATCTATTTTTCATTTTGGCATTATGTTGCATTCATTTGGGGTTCCATTTTCTTGATTTTTTGCGTTTGCAATCCCCTCAAAATTTTTTTGAGGGGGCATTGATTCTTACTTCAATGGACGCCTACTATTACGCAAAAGGCGCGCGGGATTTTCTTGCTTTGCTTGATGGAAGTTCGGAATGGAAAGAAATCTTGAACACATTATCCTCCTTGCATTTTCTTGCACTTCTTGGTGGAATTTTAGCAAAATGGACGAGTTTAGAGTTTGCTCTGACTTGGAGTAGCGTTTTTTTGAGCGCAAGCACAGCAGTTATGCTCTATCTTTTGATTTATCAGATTCTTAAGCAAGTTGTATGGAATCTCTTGCAAATTTTGCGGGGATTAAATCAGCCCAATGCGGAATCTTTACTATTCAATACTTTCCCATTATGTTTGCAGTTTTTGGCTTTTGTCGCAAGCTTGATTGCAATTCTTTTGCCTAGTTTTTATCAGCGTGTGGGAGCTGGGTATTTTGATACAGATATGTTGTTGCTGACTTTGCCTCTACTTACTTTTATTTTTTTATTACGATTCTTAACGCGCAGGGATTTATGCTTAAAATCCCTCGCACTTTTTGGAATCTCTGGTTATTTAGCCATTGCGTGGCATAATGGAATCCAAAATCTGCTACTTTTGGGATTCGCACTTTTTGTTCTGCTAGAGGGAATACAATTCTTAAAGGTGCGCGTAATTTCTCGCAAAATCCTCGCATTCATTGCGGTTTTTTTGATTATTCTTACGCCCTCGTCCTTTTGTTTTTTGGCATTAGTTTTGCTTTTGTTTGGAATCGCAAAATTGCCTCAAAAGATGTCTGTTTGGCTTATTTTTAGTTTGGGGTATGCAATTTTTTTTGGAGCTTTAAATCCGCTTTTTGCGCAGATTAATGCCTATATTTTTGGAGCGACACAGCACGCAAATGCCTATGTTTATGCGTCTGTTGTGAATGGAATCCTAGAGACAATGCCCACAAGCTTTTCCGCGCTCTTTGCACGCAGTGGTAGTCTTGTGCTTTTTTGTCTTGCATTTCTTGGCTTTGTAGCCTTTGGCGTTATGACTTTTGGCTTTTGGGTGGCGAGTTTGAAATATAGCGGATTTTTGGAATCTCTTTTTAAGCTCCCATATTCTTGCTCTTCTTGCGCGCAAGATTTTCAAGAATCCAAATCTTTAACGAATCTTTCGCGCCCTCAAGCCCTCCTGTTGATTTTTGTTTTTTTTCTGCCCTTTGCATTTTTGGGAGTGGCGTCTGTTTGGCTGGGTATGCGGTTTAGTTTTTTTATGACACCTGTGATTGCTTTTGGGATTGCTTTTGTGGGTTTGGTTGTTTTGAATCTTTTAAGGAAGTTTTTTGCTATTATTTTGCTTGCTAGCAGTGCAGTTATCGCGCTGTGGGTTGCAAATTTACACTATCAAATTCCGCCTCCAATTCTAAAAAATGCCGAGGTTCAAGCCTTTAAAGATTTGGATTTTAAACTCCATTCGCAAGATATTCTTTTGTCGTGGTGGGATTATGGATATGCGCTAAGATATTTTACAAAGGCGCAAGTATTGCTTGATGGCGCGAGACATTCGGGAGCAGCAAATTTCCCAATCGCTAAAATTTTGCTTAGCCCCTCCTTGACATTGTTTTATAACTTCTCGCTAGAGATTGCGCAGGCTATGCAAACTCTTCCTCCAAAACAATGGAATCAAATCTTTGAAATTCTTTCACATAAGCAAGGTGCAAATGCCTATTTGAAAGAATTGGAGTTGGAATCCAAGCCACGAGCATTAGCAAATGGAGCAAAAGTTTATTGGGTTTTGCCTTTGCGGATTCTACCGCTGTTGGCAAATATCAATGCGTTTGTGGATTTGGATTTAGAGAGTGGAAAGGCACATAAAAAAAATATTTTTGTTTTTTGGGATTCCACGCAGAAAATGTCTCTTGCTCCACAGACAACCATTTATCTTTATGGGGATTTTTATACACAGGGGATAGATTCACAAGGCGAGGAATCCTTAACGCAAATAAATTTTGGCAAAAATTCCTTGCTGTTAAACACTCATTATCTAAAAAGTAATATGATTCAAATATTGCTTTTTGCAAATTATCCTAATCAAGTAACTGCAAGTGGCGATATTGTGCGTATTTTGCAGTTGCATTAA
- the rpsI gene encoding 30S ribosomal protein S9, translating to MAKIYATGKRKTAIAKVWLTPGSGKLSINETNLNDWLGGHEAIKMKVMQPLLLTKQEKSVDIVAVAFGSGYSAQAEALRHGISKALALYDVNFRAILKPKGLLTRDSRVVERKKYGKRKARRSPQFSKR from the coding sequence ATGGCAAAAATTTATGCAACAGGAAAAAGAAAAACAGCGATTGCAAAGGTATGGCTAACTCCCGGAAGTGGAAAATTAAGCATTAATGAAACAAATCTTAATGATTGGTTGGGTGGTCATGAAGCAATCAAAATGAAAGTAATGCAGCCTTTGCTTTTAACAAAACAAGAAAAAAGTGTGGATATTGTTGCGGTCGCATTTGGTAGCGGTTACTCTGCGCAAGCAGAAGCACTAAGGCACGGGATTTCTAAGGCTTTAGCACTTTATGATGTTAATTTTAGAGCTATTTTAAAACCTAAAGGTTTATTGACGCGTGATTCTAGGGTAGTAGAGCGTAAAAAATACGGAAAGCGCAAAGCAAGAAGAAGCCCGCAATTTTCAAAAAGATAA
- the rplM gene encoding 50S ribosomal protein L13 yields MKITKMAKANEIKRDWIVLDAEGKTFGRLITEIATLLRGKHKPSYTPNVDCGDFVVVINAPKVKFSGMKLEDKEYFTHSGYFGSTKSKTLQEMLEKHPEKLYKLAVRGMLPKTKLGRMMIKKLKVYCDATHPHSAQVSKESK; encoded by the coding sequence ATGAAAATTACCAAAATGGCAAAAGCCAACGAAATTAAACGTGATTGGATTGTTTTAGATGCGGAGGGTAAAACATTTGGTCGCCTCATCACCGAAATTGCCACACTTTTAAGAGGCAAACATAAACCAAGTTATACACCAAATGTAGATTGCGGTGATTTTGTTGTTGTTATCAATGCGCCAAAAGTAAAATTTAGCGGAATGAAACTAGAGGACAAAGAATATTTTACGCATTCAGGATATTTTGGTAGCACGAAGTCAAAAACACTGCAAGAAATGCTAGAGAAACACCCAGAGAAACTCTATAAGTTGGCTGTTCGTGGTATGCTTCCTAAAACGAAATTGGGTCGTATGATGATTAAAAAGTTAAAAGTCTATTGTGATGCAACTCATCCTCATAGCGCACAAGTTTCCAAAGAATCAAAATAA